The proteins below come from a single Macaca fascicularis isolate 582-1 chromosome 9, T2T-MFA8v1.1 genomic window:
- the LDB1 gene encoding LIM domain-binding protein 1 isoform X7: protein MSVGCACPGCSSKSFKLYSPKEPPNGNAFPPFHPGTMLDRDVGPTPMYPPTYLEPGIGRHTPYGNQTDYRIFELNKRLQNWTEECDNLWWDAFTTEFFEDDAMLTITFCLEDGPKRYTIGRTLIPRYFRSIFEGGATELYYVLKHPKEAFHSNFVSLDCDQGSMVTQHGKPMFTQVCVEGRLYLEFMFDDMMRIKTWHFSIRQHRELIPRSILAMHAQDPQMLDQLSKNITRCGLSNSTLNYLRLCVILEPMQELMSRHKTYSLSPRDCLKTCLFQKWQRMVAPPAEPTRQQPSKRRKRKMSGGSTMSSGGGNTNNSNSKKKSPASTFALSSQVPIWPA from the exons gtTGTTCCTCAAAGTCATTCAAGCTGTACTCGCCGAAGGAGCCCCCGAACGGCAACGCCTTCCCCCCCTTCCATCCCGGCACCATGCTAGATCGGGATGTAGG CCCGACTCCCATGTACCCGCCTACGTACCTGGAGCCAGGGATTGG GAGGCACACACCATATGGCAACCAAACTGACTATAGAATATTCGAGCTTAACAAACGGCTTCAGAACTGGACAGAG GAGTGTGACAATCTCTGGTGGGATGCATTCACAACTGAGTTCTTTGAGGACGATGCCATGTTGACCATCACTTTCTGCCTGGAGGATGGACCAAAGAGATATA CCATTGGCCGGACCCTGATCCCACGCTACTTCCGCAGCATCTTTGAGGGGGGTGCTACGGAGCTGTACTATGTTCTTAAGCACCCCAAGGAGGCATTCCACAGCAACTTTGTGTCCCTCGACTGTGACCAGGGCAGCATGGTGACCCAGCATGGCAAGCCCATGTTCACCCAG GTGTGTGTGGAGGGCCGGTTGTACCTGGAGTTCATGTTTGACGACATGATGCGAATAAAGACGTGGCACTTCAGCATCCGGCAGCACCGAGAGCTCATCCCCCGCAGCATCCTTGCCATGCAT GCCCAAGACCCCCAGATGTTGGATCAGCTCTCCAAAAACATCACCCGGTGTGGGCTGTCCAATTCCACTCTCAACTACCTCCGA CTCTGTGTGATACTTGAGCCCATGCAAGAGCTCATGTCCCGCCACAAGACCTACAGCCTCAGCCCCCGCGACTGCCTCAAGACCTGCCTTTTCCAGAAGTGGCAGCGCATGGTAGCACCCCCCG CGGAGCCCACACGTCAGCAGCCCAGCAAACGGCGGAAACGGAAAATGTCAGGGGGCAGCACCATGAGCTCGGGGGGCGGTAACaccaacaacagcaacagcaagaAGAAGAGCCCAGCTAGCACCTTCGCCCTCTCCAGCCAGGTACCT
- the LDB1 gene encoding LIM domain-binding protein 1 isoform X8 produces MSVGCACPGCSSKSFKLYSPKEPPNGNAFPPFHPGTMLDRDVGPTPMYPPTYLEPGIGRHTPYGNQTDYRIFELNKRLQNWTEECDNLWWDAFTTEFFEDDAMLTITFCLEDGPKRYTIGRTLIPRYFRSIFEGGATELYYVLKHPKEAFHSNFVSLDCDQGSMVTQHGKPMFTQVCVEGRLYLEFMFDDMMRIKTWHFSIRQHRELIPRSILAMHAQDPQMLDQLSKNITRCGLSNSTLNYLRLCVILEPMQELMSRHKTYSLSPRDCLKTCLFQKWQRMVAPPAEPTRQQPSKRRKRKMSGGSTMSSGGGNTNNSNSKKKSPASTFALSSQIWPA; encoded by the exons gtTGTTCCTCAAAGTCATTCAAGCTGTACTCGCCGAAGGAGCCCCCGAACGGCAACGCCTTCCCCCCCTTCCATCCCGGCACCATGCTAGATCGGGATGTAGG CCCGACTCCCATGTACCCGCCTACGTACCTGGAGCCAGGGATTGG GAGGCACACACCATATGGCAACCAAACTGACTATAGAATATTCGAGCTTAACAAACGGCTTCAGAACTGGACAGAG GAGTGTGACAATCTCTGGTGGGATGCATTCACAACTGAGTTCTTTGAGGACGATGCCATGTTGACCATCACTTTCTGCCTGGAGGATGGACCAAAGAGATATA CCATTGGCCGGACCCTGATCCCACGCTACTTCCGCAGCATCTTTGAGGGGGGTGCTACGGAGCTGTACTATGTTCTTAAGCACCCCAAGGAGGCATTCCACAGCAACTTTGTGTCCCTCGACTGTGACCAGGGCAGCATGGTGACCCAGCATGGCAAGCCCATGTTCACCCAG GTGTGTGTGGAGGGCCGGTTGTACCTGGAGTTCATGTTTGACGACATGATGCGAATAAAGACGTGGCACTTCAGCATCCGGCAGCACCGAGAGCTCATCCCCCGCAGCATCCTTGCCATGCAT GCCCAAGACCCCCAGATGTTGGATCAGCTCTCCAAAAACATCACCCGGTGTGGGCTGTCCAATTCCACTCTCAACTACCTCCGA CTCTGTGTGATACTTGAGCCCATGCAAGAGCTCATGTCCCGCCACAAGACCTACAGCCTCAGCCCCCGCGACTGCCTCAAGACCTGCCTTTTCCAGAAGTGGCAGCGCATGGTAGCACCCCCCG CGGAGCCCACACGTCAGCAGCCCAGCAAACGGCGGAAACGGAAAATGTCAGGGGGCAGCACCATGAGCTCGGGGGGCGGTAACaccaacaacagcaacagcaagaAGAAGAGCCCAGCTAGCACCTTCGCCCTCTCCAGCCAG